The following proteins come from a genomic window of Micromonospora echinofusca:
- the murC gene encoding UDP-N-acetylmuramate--L-alanine ligase, with protein sequence MNTAQFTPAGTLTAEDLGTIHLIGVGGVGMSGLARLFLTRGIRVSGSELREWPSLAGMRALGGTIHMSHEASNLDGVDTVVYSSAIPQDHLEMVEARRRGLRVLHRSEALAAAMTGRRTVAVAGTHGKTTTTSMVTMVLQQAGQDPSFVIGGEISEVGSGAHHGTGEYFVVEADESDRSFLIYRPYVSIITNVEADHLNTYGDLATLEAAFAEFARLTDPDGFIITCADDPGGRRLAETLRAEGRRVHTYGEAPDADLRLTDIASSARGVRYIASIDGRSLGEFRLPVPGRHMGLNSASAVLTAYLLGLPLEAAEGALAAFPGVRRRFERKGVADDVLVYDEYAYHPTSMTLALQTLREVAGDGRVIVVFQPYRLYRTRDLQAEIAESLAIADELVLLEVFGPGELREPGEGSAALIEAVPLPVERKVFVDSWEAAPVEVARRARPGDVVVTMGAPPISLMGDQLLAALSARTADPAAPAGTTPGGDAGGTTSIGGTVPGAGGAVPDGAAPAAG encoded by the coding sequence ATGAACACCGCACAGTTCACCCCGGCCGGCACGCTCACCGCCGAGGACCTGGGCACGATCCACCTCATCGGGGTCGGCGGGGTCGGCATGAGCGGGCTGGCCCGGCTCTTCCTCACCCGGGGCATCAGGGTCTCCGGCAGCGAGCTGCGGGAGTGGCCCTCCCTGGCCGGCATGCGCGCCCTCGGCGGCACGATCCACATGAGCCACGAGGCGTCCAACCTCGACGGCGTCGACACGGTCGTCTACTCCTCGGCGATCCCACAGGACCACCTGGAGATGGTGGAGGCGCGCCGGCGCGGCCTGCGCGTGCTGCACCGCTCCGAGGCGCTGGCCGCCGCGATGACCGGCCGCCGGACGGTGGCGGTCGCGGGCACCCACGGCAAGACCACCACCACGTCGATGGTCACGATGGTGCTCCAGCAGGCGGGGCAGGACCCGTCCTTCGTCATCGGCGGGGAGATCTCCGAGGTCGGCTCGGGCGCCCACCACGGCACCGGCGAGTACTTCGTGGTCGAGGCGGACGAGAGCGACCGCTCCTTCCTGATCTACCGCCCGTACGTGTCGATCATCACCAACGTCGAGGCCGACCACCTGAACACCTACGGTGACCTCGCCACGCTGGAGGCGGCCTTCGCCGAGTTCGCCCGGCTCACCGACCCGGACGGCTTCATCATCACCTGCGCCGACGACCCGGGCGGCCGGCGGCTGGCCGAGACGCTGCGCGCGGAGGGCCGCCGGGTGCACACCTACGGCGAGGCGCCCGACGCCGACCTGCGGCTGACCGACATCGCCTCGTCGGCCCGGGGGGTGCGCTACATCGCCAGCATCGACGGGCGCTCGCTCGGCGAGTTCCGGCTGCCGGTGCCCGGACGGCACATGGGGCTCAACAGCGCCTCGGCCGTGCTGACCGCGTACCTGCTGGGGCTGCCGCTGGAGGCGGCCGAGGGCGCGCTCGCGGCGTTCCCCGGCGTGCGGCGGCGCTTCGAGCGCAAGGGCGTCGCGGACGACGTGCTGGTCTACGACGAGTACGCCTACCACCCGACCTCGATGACGCTGGCGTTGCAGACGCTGCGCGAGGTGGCCGGTGACGGCCGGGTGATCGTGGTCTTCCAGCCCTACCGGCTCTACCGCACCCGCGACCTCCAGGCGGAGATCGCCGAGTCGTTGGCGATCGCCGACGAGCTGGTGCTGCTGGAGGTCTTCGGCCCGGGCGAGCTGCGCGAGCCGGGGGAGGGGTCGGCGGCGCTGATCGAGGCCGTGCCGCTGCCGGTGGAGCGGAAGGTCTTCGTGGACTCGTGGGAGGCCGCGCCGGTGGAGGTGGCCCGGCGGGCCCGCCCCGGCGACGTGGTGGTGACCATGGGCGCCCCGCCCATCTCGCTGATGGGGGACCAGCTGCTGGCCGCGCTGTCGGCGCGTACCGCCGATCCGGCGGCGCCGGCGGGGACGACGCCCGGCGGCGACGCGGGCGGGACGACGAGCATCGGTGGCACCGTCCCCGGCGCCGGCGGCGCGGTCCCGGACGGCGCGGCGCCCGCGGCCGGATGA
- a CDS encoding cell division protein FtsQ/DivIB, with protein sequence MSPGPARGRTTGADGGGRRGPQRRWQLVRAGSDAVPASTRRFMARARQRRMRAALPWAVAAGVLAVAGLVAWTVLGTGLFGVREVRVEGAELVTTVQVRDAVAVPDGAPLARVDLAATARRVGGLPAVQRAVVTRDWPDTLVVRVTERTGVAAVPRGEQFVVIDRAGVVFRTVPRAPDGLPLVRLAEPGPDDGPTRAALEVLGALTPQLRAELVDVTVEGLARITLRLRGDRVVVWGDATRGADKARVASALLDRKADTIDVSAPDVVTLR encoded by the coding sequence ATGAGTCCCGGCCCGGCGCGGGGGCGCACCACGGGCGCGGACGGCGGCGGCCGGCGCGGGCCGCAGCGGCGGTGGCAGTTGGTCCGGGCCGGCAGCGACGCGGTGCCCGCCTCGACCCGCCGGTTCATGGCCCGGGCCCGGCAGCGTCGGATGCGCGCGGCGCTGCCGTGGGCGGTCGCCGCGGGCGTGCTCGCGGTGGCCGGGCTGGTCGCCTGGACCGTGCTCGGCACCGGCCTGTTCGGGGTGCGTGAGGTTCGCGTCGAGGGCGCCGAGCTGGTCACCACCGTGCAGGTCCGCGACGCGGTCGCGGTGCCCGACGGCGCCCCGCTGGCCCGGGTGGACCTGGCCGCCACGGCGCGGCGGGTCGGCGGGCTGCCGGCGGTGCAGCGGGCCGTCGTGACGCGCGACTGGCCGGACACGCTGGTGGTGCGGGTGACCGAGCGCACCGGCGTGGCGGCGGTGCCGCGCGGCGAGCAGTTCGTGGTCATCGACCGGGCGGGCGTGGTGTTCCGGACGGTGCCCCGGGCGCCGGACGGCCTGCCGCTGGTCCGGCTCGCCGAGCCGGGGCCGGACGACGGGCCGACCCGGGCGGCGCTGGAGGTGCTCGGCGCGCTCACCCCGCAGCTGCGCGCCGAGCTGGTGGACGTGACCGTCGAGGGGCTGGCCCGGATCACGCTGCGGCTACGTGGCGACCGGGTGGTGGTCTGGGGGGACGCGACCCGGGGCGCGGACAAGGCCCGGGTGGCCAGCGCGCTGCTCGACCGGAAGGCCGACACCATCGACGTCAGCGCGCCCGACGTGGTGACCCTGAGGTGA
- the ftsZ gene encoding cell division protein FtsZ: MTPPHNYLAVIKVVGIGGGGVNAVNRMIEVGLKGVEFIAINTDAQALLMSDADVKLDVGRELTRGLGAGANPDVGKNAAEDHRDEIEEVLKGADMVFVTCGEGGGTGTGGAPVVANIARKLGALTIGVVTRPFSFEGKRRQVQAESGIDELRNQCDTLIVIPNDRLLALGDRNISMMDAFRTADQVLLSGVQGITDLITTPGLINLDFADVKSVMSGAGSALMGIGSARGENRAVEAAEAAISSPLLEQSMDGARGVLLSIAGGSDLGLFEINDAAQLVTDAAHPDANIIFGAVIDDALGDEVRVTVIAAGFDGGAPAYKAAEPPRKSNQNQPAQPSTPVAPPATMPAPQQSPRRVLFDDVDVPDFLKNGS; the protein is encoded by the coding sequence ATGACACCTCCGCACAACTACCTGGCGGTCATCAAGGTCGTCGGCATCGGTGGCGGCGGCGTCAACGCCGTCAACCGGATGATCGAGGTTGGGCTCAAGGGCGTCGAGTTCATCGCGATCAACACCGACGCGCAGGCGCTGCTCATGAGCGACGCCGACGTGAAGCTCGACGTCGGTCGCGAGCTGACCCGCGGGCTCGGCGCCGGCGCCAACCCCGACGTCGGCAAGAACGCCGCGGAGGACCACCGCGACGAGATCGAGGAGGTCCTCAAGGGCGCCGACATGGTCTTCGTGACCTGCGGCGAGGGCGGCGGCACCGGCACCGGCGGCGCGCCCGTGGTGGCGAACATCGCCCGCAAGCTCGGCGCGCTGACCATCGGCGTGGTGACCCGGCCGTTCTCGTTCGAGGGCAAGCGCCGTCAGGTGCAGGCGGAGTCCGGAATAGACGAGCTGCGCAACCAGTGCGACACGCTCATCGTCATCCCCAACGACCGGCTGCTGGCGCTCGGCGACCGCAACATCAGCATGATGGACGCGTTCCGCACCGCCGACCAGGTGCTGCTCTCCGGTGTCCAGGGCATCACCGACCTGATCACCACGCCGGGTCTGATCAACCTGGACTTCGCCGACGTCAAGAGCGTGATGAGCGGCGCGGGCAGCGCGCTCATGGGCATCGGCAGCGCGCGCGGCGAGAACCGTGCCGTCGAGGCGGCCGAGGCGGCCATCTCCAGCCCGCTGCTCGAGCAGAGCATGGACGGCGCGCGCGGCGTGCTGCTCTCCATCGCCGGCGGGTCGGACCTGGGCCTGTTCGAGATCAACGACGCGGCCCAGCTCGTCACCGACGCGGCCCACCCGGACGCCAACATCATCTTCGGCGCCGTCATCGACGACGCCCTCGGCGACGAGGTGCGGGTCACCGTCATCGCAGCGGGCTTCGACGGGGGCGCACCGGCGTACAAGGCGGCCGAGCCGCCCCGCAAGAGCAACCAGAACCAGCCGGCACAGCCGAGCACCCCGGTCGCGCCGCCGGCCACCATGCCGGCCCCGCAGCAGTCGCCCCGCCGGGTGCTCTTCGACGACGTCGACGTGCCCGACTTCCTCAAGAACGGTTCCTGA
- a CDS encoding YggS family pyridoxal phosphate-dependent enzyme → MTDSPATVRPDRRAEIAAGLARVRSRIVGACADAGRDESEVTMIAVTKTYPAGDVVALAGLGVTDVGENRDQEASAKAAEVAAAGVTPRWHFIGQLQRNKARSVVRYADVVHSVDSVRLARALDAASASARDRPLEVLVQVSIDGDAARGGALPGSADPGAGLDAVAGAVAGAEALRLAGLMAVAPLGWEPERAFARLAEVAAAFRALHPGATALSAGMSGDLEIAIRYGATHVRVGSALLGMRPTLR, encoded by the coding sequence ATGACCGACAGCCCAGCCACGGTGCGCCCGGACCGGCGCGCCGAGATCGCGGCCGGCCTGGCCCGCGTACGGTCCCGGATCGTGGGCGCCTGCGCCGACGCGGGACGGGACGAGTCCGAGGTCACCATGATCGCGGTGACCAAGACCTACCCGGCCGGGGACGTGGTGGCCCTGGCCGGGCTCGGCGTGACCGACGTGGGGGAGAACCGCGACCAGGAGGCGTCCGCCAAGGCGGCCGAGGTGGCGGCTGCCGGGGTGACGCCCCGGTGGCACTTCATCGGGCAGTTGCAGCGCAACAAGGCCCGCTCGGTGGTCCGCTACGCCGACGTCGTGCACTCGGTCGACAGTGTCCGCCTGGCGCGGGCGCTCGACGCGGCGTCGGCGTCGGCGCGCGACCGGCCGCTGGAGGTGCTGGTCCAGGTCAGCATCGACGGGGACGCGGCCCGGGGCGGGGCGCTGCCGGGCTCGGCCGACCCGGGCGCCGGGCTCGACGCGGTGGCCGGGGCGGTCGCCGGCGCGGAGGCCCTGAGGCTGGCCGGCCTGATGGCTGTGGCGCCGCTGGGCTGGGAGCCGGAGCGGGCGTTCGCCCGACTGGCCGAGGTGGCCGCCGCGTTCCGGGCGCTCCACCCGGGAGCCACCGCGCTCTCCGCCGGGATGAGCGGCGACCTGGAAATCGCGATCCGGTATGGCGCGACACATGTCCGCGTCGGCAGCGCGTTGCTCGGAATGCGTCCCACGCTGCGGTAG
- a CDS encoding cell division protein SepF, with translation MGALRKAGVWLGLVEEDDERAYDDGGYDKGGYRDSRYRQSRYSEEFADDDEDDSEEPPAPRSRLADRGRLSERAAARAADAERGDPDRPERAERSSVRSITRPSAGDTSGALTYHTRDNLALAPQAQPRERAVMAEEEQRYQITTLHPTTYREARTIGEHFRDGVPVIINLTEMDEADARRLVDFAAGLAFGLRGTIERVTNRVFLLSPANVQVTAEDKAKIAEGGFFSLS, from the coding sequence ATGGGTGCACTGCGCAAGGCGGGGGTCTGGCTCGGTCTGGTCGAAGAGGACGACGAGCGGGCCTACGACGACGGTGGCTACGACAAGGGCGGCTACCGCGACTCGCGTTACCGGCAGAGCCGGTACTCGGAGGAGTTCGCCGACGACGACGAGGACGACTCCGAGGAGCCGCCGGCGCCCCGGTCCCGGCTCGCCGACCGTGGCCGGCTCTCGGAGCGCGCCGCAGCGCGGGCGGCCGATGCCGAGCGGGGCGACCCCGACCGGCCGGAGCGGGCCGAGCGCTCCAGCGTCCGCTCCATCACCCGGCCGTCGGCGGGCGACACCTCGGGCGCGTTGACCTACCACACCCGCGACAACCTGGCGTTGGCGCCGCAGGCGCAGCCCCGGGAGCGCGCGGTGATGGCGGAGGAGGAGCAGCGCTACCAGATCACCACGCTGCACCCCACGACGTACCGGGAGGCGCGCACCATCGGTGAGCACTTCCGCGACGGCGTCCCGGTGATCATCAACCTCACCGAGATGGACGAGGCGGACGCGCGTCGACTTGTCGACTTCGCCGCCGGCCTCGCGTTCGGGCTGCGGGGTACGATCGAGCGCGTGACCAATCGGGTGTTCCTGCTCTCACCGGCCAATGTCCAGGTCACCGCGGAGGACAAGGCCAAGATCGCCGAGGGCGGCTTCTTCAGCCTGAGCTAG
- a CDS encoding YggT family protein, which translates to MLSIVLQVLYLVLYFFLLVLLARFVLSAVLQYGRRWQPGRGASVGLEIVWSVTDPPLNALRRVIPPLRIGTVSIDLASLVLLVILFVLMEFVLRRSIIGTV; encoded by the coding sequence GTGTTGTCGATCGTGCTGCAAGTGCTGTACCTGGTGCTCTACTTCTTCCTGCTCGTCCTGCTGGCCCGGTTCGTCCTGAGCGCCGTGCTCCAGTACGGCCGCCGCTGGCAGCCGGGGCGTGGGGCATCGGTAGGGCTGGAAATCGTGTGGAGCGTCACTGATCCCCCTCTCAACGCGTTGAGGCGTGTGATCCCTCCGTTGCGAATTGGTACCGTGAGCATCGACCTGGCCTCACTTGTGCTCCTGGTTATCCTGTTCGTGCTGATGGAGTTCGTGTTGAGGCGGTCGATCATCGGCACCGTCTGA
- a CDS encoding DivIVA domain-containing protein, translated as MPLTPADVHNVAFKKPPIGKRGYDEEEVDAFLDEVERELARLIEENNELRAQVERGGRGGAPAGPGGDARLAAELNDVKAQLDRVQRDKAAAEQAARAMQAELEQVRSAGGPAVGGADGEQQALRVLMMAQRTADDHVSDARREADQLLSEARSKAEEVTREARAKADALERDARQRHQEAMGGLDAKRTALQKHIEELKQFEREYRTRLKAYLESQLRDLDGRGQGLEVEMTRGGEGTRAAGSGNGLAAAGLAGSYGGGRSGALEAGR; from the coding sequence ATGCCGCTGACCCCGGCCGACGTCCACAACGTCGCCTTCAAAAAGCCGCCGATCGGCAAGCGGGGCTACGACGAGGAGGAGGTCGACGCTTTCCTCGACGAGGTCGAGCGTGAGCTTGCCCGTCTCATCGAGGAGAACAACGAGCTGCGCGCCCAGGTGGAGCGCGGCGGCCGTGGTGGGGCCCCCGCCGGCCCCGGCGGCGACGCCCGTCTCGCGGCGGAGCTCAACGACGTCAAGGCCCAGCTCGACCGGGTGCAGCGCGACAAGGCGGCGGCCGAGCAGGCCGCCCGCGCGATGCAGGCCGAGCTGGAGCAGGTCCGCTCCGCCGGCGGTCCGGCCGTCGGCGGCGCCGACGGCGAGCAGCAGGCGCTGCGGGTGCTGATGATGGCCCAGCGCACGGCCGACGACCACGTCTCCGACGCCCGTCGCGAGGCCGACCAGCTGCTCTCCGAGGCCCGTTCCAAGGCCGAGGAGGTCACCCGCGAGGCCCGCGCCAAGGCCGACGCCCTGGAGCGCGACGCCCGCCAGCGGCACCAGGAGGCCATGGGCGGCCTGGACGCCAAGCGCACCGCCCTGCAGAAGCACATCGAGGAGCTCAAGCAGTTCGAGCGCGAGTACCGCACCCGGCTCAAGGCCTACCTGGAGAGCCAGCTGCGTGACCTCGACGGTCGCGGCCAGGGCCTGGAGGTCGAGATGACCCGCGGTGGTGAGGGCACCCGTGCCGCCGGCAGCGGCAACGGGCTGGCTGCCGCCGGTCTCGCCGGCTCCTACGGTGGCGGTCGCTCCGGCGCCCTCGAAGCCGGTCGCTGA
- a CDS encoding DUF167 domain-containing protein, with the protein MDATLTVAVRVKPGSARARVGGRFDGPHGPALVIAVNAPAVDGRATEAARRALAGALGVRPAMVSLRAGAASRDKLFLVEGPAPELTEALRRLRDGAAG; encoded by the coding sequence ATGGATGCCACGCTGACCGTCGCGGTCCGGGTGAAGCCCGGCTCCGCCCGGGCCCGCGTCGGCGGCCGCTTCGACGGGCCCCACGGGCCCGCTCTCGTGATCGCCGTGAACGCCCCGGCCGTCGACGGGCGGGCCACCGAGGCGGCCCGCCGCGCCCTGGCCGGCGCGCTGGGCGTACGGCCGGCGATGGTGTCGCTGCGCGCCGGCGCGGCCAGCCGCGACAAGCTCTTCCTGGTCGAGGGCCCCGCCCCGGAACTGACGGAGGCGCTGCGCCGGCTGCGTGACGGGGCCGCCGGGTGA
- a CDS encoding potassium/proton antiporter, with protein sequence MTPGLDLALLLGAAVLLVAVGAVRLSTRLGVPSLLAYLALGVAIGEAGLGIRFDDAELTRTLGFCALIVIIAEGGLTARWSTLRPVLGLAALLSTVGVVVSILVVGLVVHLLLGLDWRLALLYGAVLSSTDAAAVFATLRRLRLPPRLVATLEAESGMNDAPVVLLVVLLSREGVAHPWWYEISLVSYELGVGAAVGAAAGVGGRWALRRAALPSAGLYPIAAVGLTVFAYAAGAVLHASGFLAVYVAGVILGNARLPHRQAILGFADGLAWLAQIGLFVLLGLLVSPGRLGSAVLPAVVVGLALVLLARPLSVAASALPFRFGLREQAFLSWAGLRGAVPIVLATIPLSERVPGADRLFDAVFVLVVIFTLLQTGTLGPVARRLRVTAPAEATEIRVETAPLERMGADLLQLEVPPGSRLAGVHVDELRLPLGASVTLVLRDGAGVVPGPDFRLKTGDSMLIVATAGVRDEAERRLRAVSRRGRLARWFGEYGRGRDA encoded by the coding sequence GTGACGCCGGGGCTGGATCTCGCGCTCCTGCTCGGCGCGGCCGTCCTGCTGGTCGCGGTCGGCGCGGTCCGTCTCTCGACCCGCCTCGGGGTGCCGAGCCTCCTGGCCTACCTCGCCCTCGGGGTGGCGATCGGGGAGGCGGGGCTGGGCATCCGCTTCGACGACGCCGAGCTGACCCGCACCCTGGGCTTCTGCGCGCTCATCGTGATCATCGCCGAGGGCGGGCTGACCGCCCGGTGGAGCACCCTGCGCCCGGTGCTGGGGCTGGCCGCCCTGCTCTCCACGGTCGGGGTGGTGGTCAGCATCCTGGTCGTCGGCCTGGTCGTGCACCTGCTGCTGGGGCTCGACTGGCGGCTGGCGCTGCTCTACGGCGCCGTGCTCTCCTCCACCGACGCGGCGGCGGTCTTCGCCACGCTGCGCCGGCTGCGGCTGCCGCCCCGCCTGGTGGCCACCCTGGAGGCGGAGTCGGGGATGAACGACGCCCCGGTCGTGCTGCTGGTGGTGCTGCTCTCGCGGGAGGGGGTCGCCCACCCGTGGTGGTACGAGATCTCCCTGGTCAGCTACGAGTTGGGCGTCGGCGCGGCGGTCGGTGCCGCGGCCGGCGTCGGCGGGCGGTGGGCCCTGCGGCGGGCGGCCTTGCCGTCGGCGGGGCTCTACCCGATCGCGGCCGTCGGGCTGACCGTGTTCGCCTACGCCGCCGGGGCGGTGCTGCACGCCTCCGGTTTCCTCGCCGTCTACGTGGCGGGCGTGATCCTCGGCAACGCCCGGCTGCCGCACCGGCAGGCGATCCTCGGCTTCGCTGACGGGCTGGCGTGGCTGGCCCAGATCGGCCTGTTCGTGCTGCTCGGACTGCTCGTCTCGCCGGGCCGGCTGGGTTCGGCGGTGCTGCCGGCCGTGGTCGTCGGGCTGGCGCTGGTGCTGCTGGCCCGGCCGCTGTCGGTGGCGGCGTCCGCGCTGCCGTTCCGGTTCGGCCTGCGTGAGCAGGCGTTCCTGTCCTGGGCCGGGCTGCGCGGGGCGGTGCCGATCGTGCTCGCCACGATCCCGCTGTCGGAGCGGGTGCCCGGCGCCGACCGGCTCTTCGACGCGGTCTTCGTCCTGGTGGTGATCTTCACGCTGTTGCAGACCGGGACGTTGGGCCCGGTGGCCCGCCGGCTGCGGGTGACCGCGCCGGCCGAGGCGACCGAGATCCGGGTGGAGACGGCGCCGCTGGAGCGGATGGGCGCGGATCTGCTCCAACTGGAGGTGCCGCCCGGGTCCCGGCTGGCCGGGGTGCACGTCGACGAGTTGCGGCTGCCGCTGGGTGCCTCGGTGACGCTGGTGCTGCGCGACGGGGCGGGCGTCGTGCCCGGCCCGGACTTCCGGCTGAAGACCGGCGACAGCATGTTGATCGTGGCCACTGCAGGGGTGCGCGACGAGGCGGAGCGGCGCCTGCGGGCGGTCAGCCGGCGGGGGCGGCTGGCCCGCTGGTTTGGCGAGTACGGCCGGGGCCGCGACGCCTGA
- a CDS encoding TraR/DksA family transcriptional regulator, which yields MAKPADTRTAGRKPVAKATRTAAETEKIRAALAARRDELRAEYDQTLSEITELQRDRLTDSAGDDQADTGTKTFEREQEISLANSILERITQVERALERLDEGGYGWCERCGNPIPVERLAAFPSATLCVTCKQLEERR from the coding sequence ATGGCGAAGCCAGCCGACACCAGGACCGCCGGCCGGAAGCCGGTGGCGAAGGCCACCCGCACCGCTGCGGAGACCGAGAAGATCCGGGCGGCCCTGGCGGCGCGGCGTGACGAGTTGCGCGCCGAGTACGATCAGACGCTGAGCGAGATCACCGAGCTGCAGCGCGACCGGCTGACCGACTCGGCCGGGGACGACCAGGCCGACACCGGGACCAAGACGTTCGAGCGTGAGCAGGAGATCTCACTCGCCAACAGCATCCTGGAACGGATCACGCAGGTCGAGCGGGCGCTGGAGCGGCTCGACGAGGGTGGCTACGGCTGGTGCGAGCGGTGCGGCAACCCCATCCCGGTGGAGCGGCTCGCCGCCTTCCCGTCGGCCACCCTCTGCGTGACGTGCAAGCAGCTGGAGGAGCGGCGCTGA
- the lspA gene encoding signal peptidase II: MSEAPSAGSGGAEPGAGSVESRAGAPHRRPVAILFGLALTVLAADALTKHLALDALEDREPVRLLGGAVYLSLTRNSGAAWSIGADHTWVFPLITLGVVGWIVWMALRLRSLPWAISLGLVLGGALGNFVDRVFRAPGWFVGHVVDMVSVFAPYGRVFPVFNLADSALVCGVLLALLLELTGRQRDGSRIGHGEPTDEAAAQADAGQRERA; encoded by the coding sequence ATGTCCGAAGCACCGTCCGCCGGGTCCGGCGGCGCTGAGCCGGGTGCCGGCAGCGTCGAGTCGAGGGCCGGCGCGCCCCACCGCCGGCCCGTCGCGATCCTGTTCGGTCTCGCGCTGACCGTGCTCGCCGCCGACGCCCTCACCAAGCACCTCGCTCTGGACGCCCTGGAGGACCGGGAGCCGGTCAGACTGCTCGGCGGTGCGGTCTACCTCAGCCTCACCCGCAACAGCGGCGCGGCGTGGAGCATCGGCGCGGATCACACCTGGGTCTTCCCGCTGATCACCCTCGGGGTGGTCGGTTGGATCGTCTGGATGGCGCTGCGCCTGCGCTCGCTGCCCTGGGCGATCTCGCTGGGCCTCGTGCTGGGCGGGGCGCTGGGCAACTTCGTCGACCGGGTCTTCCGCGCCCCGGGCTGGTTCGTGGGGCACGTGGTCGACATGGTCAGCGTCTTCGCCCCGTACGGCCGGGTGTTCCCCGTGTTCAACCTGGCCGACAGCGCCTTGGTCTGCGGCGTGCTGCTCGCCCTCCTGCTGGAGCTGACGGGCCGGCAGCGCGACGGCAGCCGGATCGGCCACGGCGAGCCCACCGACGAGGCGGCGGCCCAGGCCGACGCCGGGCAGCGGGAGCGGGCATGA
- a CDS encoding RluA family pseudouridine synthase: MTAAFVAGGDHRSLPVPDGLDGQRLDQAVSRLFGLSRTAAAALIDAGDALVDGVARPNSHRVKAGSWLEVTLPAPVAPPTVVPQAVPGLRVVYADDDIVAVDKPVGVAAHPSPGWTGPTVIGALAAVGHRISTSGAAERQGVVHRLDVGTTGIMVVAKSEQAYTALKRAFKYREVEKRYHAVVQGHLDPLRGTIDAPIDRHPTHDYRWAVVSGGKPSITHYDTVEAFPAASLVDVRLETGRTHQIRVHFSTLRHPCVGDLTYGADPTLSARLGLSRQWLHARSLSFLHPRTGDEVHFESDYPDDLDRALGILRD, translated from the coding sequence ATGACCGCCGCCTTCGTCGCCGGCGGCGACCACCGTTCCCTGCCCGTTCCCGACGGCCTCGACGGCCAGCGGCTCGACCAGGCCGTCTCGCGGCTGTTCGGGCTGTCCCGCACCGCCGCCGCGGCCCTGATCGACGCCGGCGACGCGCTGGTCGACGGCGTCGCCCGGCCCAACTCCCACCGGGTGAAGGCCGGCTCCTGGCTGGAGGTGACCCTGCCCGCGCCGGTCGCCCCGCCCACCGTGGTGCCGCAGGCGGTGCCCGGGCTGCGGGTCGTGTACGCCGACGACGACATCGTGGCGGTGGACAAGCCCGTCGGCGTGGCGGCCCACCCGAGCCCCGGCTGGACCGGCCCGACGGTGATCGGTGCGCTGGCTGCCGTGGGGCACCGCATCTCGACCAGCGGCGCCGCCGAGCGGCAGGGCGTGGTGCACCGGCTCGACGTGGGCACCACGGGGATCATGGTGGTGGCGAAGAGCGAGCAGGCGTACACCGCCCTGAAGCGCGCGTTCAAGTACCGCGAGGTGGAGAAGCGCTACCACGCGGTCGTGCAGGGGCACCTCGACCCGCTGCGGGGCACCATCGACGCCCCGATCGACCGGCACCCCACCCACGACTACCGCTGGGCGGTGGTCTCCGGCGGCAAGCCGAGCATCACCCACTACGACACCGTCGAGGCGTTCCCGGCGGCGAGCCTGGTCGACGTGCGGTTGGAGACCGGGCGTACGCACCAGATCCGGGTGCACTTCTCCACGCTGCGGCACCCGTGCGTGGGTGACCTCACCTACGGCGCCGACCCGACCCTGTCCGCCCGGCTCGGACTGAGCAGGCAGTGGCTGCACGCCCGGTCGTTGAGCTTCCTGCATCCCCGCACCGGGGACGAGGTGCACTTCGAAAGCGACTACCCTGACGACCTGGACCGCGCGCTCGGGATCCTCCGCGACTGA